A genomic window from Sulfurimonas paralvinellae includes:
- the mnmA gene encoding tRNA 2-thiouridine(34) synthase MnmA: MSPKKKVLVGMSGGVDSTVTTLLLKEEGYEVEGLYMKLHSKPGYHEIHQARAQKAADFVGIKLHVLDLQEKFNKNVFQPFIDTYAEGKTPNPCALCNRTMKFGEMIQFADQIGADYLATGHYIKTDGEFFYQAEDDTKDQSYFLFYVNKEILPRLKFPLGERKKSDIKRLAASIKGLESFASQAESSEICFVETTYTDVLKDHVQVDQVGEVLDTQGNVVGEHKGYMHYTIGKRRGFTVKGAHDPHFVTKIIPEKNQIIVGKREDLACNEVVIDNLNMFHDEKEFDTTVKLRYRTKAVKCHVKIEDDKAHIKLEEGVFGVAVGQAAVFYDDDKLIGGGWIIDA; the protein is encoded by the coding sequence ATGTCACCGAAAAAAAAGGTGCTTGTAGGTATGAGCGGAGGTGTTGACTCCACAGTTACCACACTTTTGTTAAAAGAAGAAGGCTATGAAGTAGAAGGCCTTTATATGAAACTGCACTCAAAGCCGGGATATCATGAGATACATCAGGCACGTGCACAAAAAGCTGCTGATTTTGTCGGTATCAAACTTCATGTACTTGATCTGCAGGAAAAATTCAATAAAAATGTATTTCAGCCGTTTATAGATACATATGCCGAGGGAAAAACACCAAATCCCTGTGCACTTTGTAATCGTACAATGAAATTTGGAGAGATGATACAGTTCGCCGATCAAATAGGTGCAGATTATCTAGCAACCGGACACTATATAAAAACAGATGGTGAGTTTTTTTATCAAGCAGAAGATGATACAAAAGATCAGAGCTATTTTCTTTTTTATGTAAACAAAGAGATTCTGCCAAGACTTAAATTTCCACTTGGAGAGAGAAAAAAAAGTGACATAAAAAGATTGGCAGCTTCCATTAAAGGTTTGGAGTCTTTCGCATCACAGGCTGAATCAAGTGAAATATGTTTTGTTGAAACTACATATACAGATGTATTAAAAGATCATGTTCAAGTAGATCAGGTGGGTGAAGTACTTGATACACAAGGCAATGTTGTCGGTGAACATAAGGGGTATATGCATTATACAATTGGAAAACGTCGCGGTTTCACTGTAAAAGGTGCACATGACCCTCACTTTGTTACGAAGATCATCCCTGAAAAAAACCAGATAATCGTAGGTAAAAGAGAAGATCTTGCATGTAATGAAGTTGTCATAGATAATCTTAACATGTTTCATGATGAAAAAGAGTTTGATACAACTGTAAAATTACGTTATCGAACAAAAGCAGTAAAATGTCATGTAAAAATAGAAGATGATAAAGCGCATATAAAATTAGAAGAGGGTGTATTCGGTGTTGCTGTTGGTCAGGCTGCTGTTTTTTATGATGATGATAAGCTCATAGGTGGTGGTTGGATTATCGATGCATAA